AGCTACACAGCAATGGATGGATAAGTGGGGAGTAGACATCAGCTTCTCATTCCCAAACCAAGTCAAGGAGTACTTTCACATGGAGAGAGTCATTGGACGTTGACAGGCTATGCTCCCAGGAAATCAAGGCTAAAAAGGAGATTAAACTAGCTCAGAGTCAGGGGCAGAGGTTCAAGCCAAATTAGAACCTGTtccatagggcgcctgggtggctcagctggataaacacagactcttgattttgtctcctgcagatcctgatttcagggtcatgagattgagtcccccactgggctctgACCTCGGCGCCCGCCGGCTTGAGTTGCCATTCCCCTATGCTCagtacactctttctctctcaaacaaacaagcaaacaaacaaataaaatctttagaaccTGCTCCAGACCCAGCCTAGTCCACTCTATCTtgctctacctctccctctgccccccagtgCCCAAGTacctcgcccccccaccccaccccacgaACCAATGGGCTGAGCCAGGTATGAATCCTGTCCTTGCTTCTTCGCAGTTGAATGACCTTGGACACGTCATGTAATTTCTTTGAGCCTCATTTCAAACACTTTTATGGATATTGCCTCAATACCATGAAAAGGGTGTTATTATTAGTCACATTCTGAGGAGAAAGGTCAGAGTTAGGATTCTTGCACAAGCCCACACAGCACCTTTAGTGCAGGTTAAATGGGGAAATCTTTGCAAGTGGCCCTCACAGTGCTCTGCATGCAATCGGTACTCAATACGGGGTCACTACTGTTTCTATTTCCCATAGGGAAGTGAGTGACCCTGCACGTCTCCCGATGCCCGCGGGCCCACAGCCATCCAGCTTGCCGGCCACCACATCACATGAGCCGTACTATCTTTAGCCAGGGAGATATTTATATCCCCCGGGAAGTTTCTTccgctcggggggggggggagccccaGAGTCTGTGGCCGCTGAATCCAAGCCCCCCGGCGGCGGCCCCCGCCCGTCCGGCTCGCCATGCCACGGGCCCCAGAGGCCCCCACGGTGCAGGTGCGGGTGGACGACCAGCTCTTCCAGGCCGAGCGGGCCCTGCTGGTGGAGCACTGCGGCTTCTTCCGCGGTCTGTTCCGCTCCGGCATGCTGGAGACGCGCGCGGCCGAGGTGCGCCTGGGCGCGCTGAGCGCCGCCGGCTTCCACACCACGCTGCAGGTGCTGCGCGGCGAGCAGCCCGCGCTGGCGGCCGACGAGGAGCTGCTGCAGGCCGTAGAGTGCGCCGCCTTTCTGCAGGCGCCGGCGCTGGCGCGCTTCCTGGAGTACAGCCTCACGTCGGACAACTGCGCGCTGCTGTGCGACGCGGCCGCAGTGTTCGGCCTGCACGACGTGTTCCACAGCGCCGCGCTCTTCATCCGCGATGGCGGGCGCGAGCTGGCGGCCGAGCTAGCGTTGCCCGAGGCCCGCGCCTACGTGGCGGCGCTGCGGCCCAGCAGCTACGTGGCCGTGAGCACGCACACGCCGGCGCCGGGCTTCCTGGAGGACGCGTCCCGCACGGTGTGCTACCTGGACGAGGAGGAGGACACGTGGCGCACGCTGGCCGCGCTGCCCCTGGAGGCCAGCACACTGCTGGCGGGCGTGGCCACGCTGGGCAACAAGCTGTACATCGTGGGCGGCGTGCGGGGTGCCAGCAAGGAGGTGGCGGAGCTGGGCTTCTGCTACGACCCCGAGGGAGGCACGTGGCGCGAGTTCCCCAGCCCGCACCAGCCGCGCTATGACCTGGCGCTGGCCGGCTTCGACGGCCGTCTCTATGCCATCGGCGGCGAGTTCCAGAGGACGCCCATGAGCTCTGTGGAGAGCTATGACCCAGCCGCGGGCTGCTGGAGCTTCGTGGCGGACCTGCCCCAGCCGGCCGCGGGAGTGCCCTGCGCCCAGGCACGTGGCCGCCTCTTCGTGTGTCTGTGGCGGCCGGCCGACACCACGGCTGTGGTGGAGTACGCTGTGAAGGCGGACACGTGGCTGCAGGTGGCCGAGCTGCGGCGTCCGCAGAGCTACGGTCACTGCATGGTGGCCCACCGCGACAGCCTCTACGTGGTGCGCAACGGACCTAAAGACGACTTCCTCCACTGCGCCATCGACTGCCTCAACCTGGCTACGGGTCAGTGGACCGCACTGCCTGGCCAGTTTGTCAACAGCAAGGGAGCGCTCTTCACGGCGGTGGTGCGCGGCGACACAGTCTATACGGTCAATCGCATGTTTACGTTGCTCTATGCCATCGAGGGTGACACCTGGAGGCTGCTCAGGGAGAAGGCCGGCTTCCCAAGGCCCGGGTCCTTGCAGACTTTCCTCCTTAGGCTTCCTCCTGGCACTCCCGGGCCTGTGGCCCCAACAACACCAGAACTGTGATTCTGAGTTGGCCTTTAGCAGGGGCTATCCCGAGTCTTCGCTGAGCCATGGCTGAGTCTATAAGGCTGGCCTTCGAAGCTGCTTGGAAATTCTGTCTCCCTGGTTGAGACATGCAGGTCTTGGGCCTTGTGATGATATGAACAAGTCCAAGAAATTCAGAGAGtaacaatggggggggggggtctgagcCTTCAAATTACTTGGGCTCTGCTGAGAGGTGGTGGGTCACAATGCCAGTGGATTGGGTTGGGGGGTAGGATTTCAATAATCCAGGCTTGTGTCTGAATGGGCCAATAATTGAGCATTACTGGGAGTGAGTTAAGCGATGTTAATCAAACTGCCAGTCAGTTGGCAAGAATcaggcacctactgtgtgtcttGTACAGTGCTAGGCCTACGGTCACTGTAGTTGCTAGAGGGGTCTACAAAGCCTAGAGTCTAGCCCAAGACCAAGGTTTGCACACACTTGTCTTGATCCACTGAGGGCTAAAGTCAGTATGCAAACAAAAAGAGACCAAAACCTCACAGTGGAATAAAATAGTATTGAAGAAATCAGGACAAAGGGaaaatagggaaaggaaaaatatttaactcCAGGAAGGGTGAAGAAGAGAGGCAGGGTAATTAGCTGCTGCAGGGGGGAGGTTCAGATGATGGAAACAGGGCTCAGAAGAGATGGGGGAAAGCTGGAACAGATGGGAGGAGGCTCTGTGAGCACAGCCTTTAAGGCAGAACATCTGTGGATGGAGGCATTTGAGGAGGGGGCGAGGCTGGCATGGCTTGTAGAGACAATAACTGAGCTGAACCTGGGGTGACACCTATGAGAGAGAATGGGCTCCCCACAACCCCTCACAGGATGCGGACTGGTGGAGAGAAGTCAGTTGCAAGCCCTTGCCCACTCCCTTTTTTGCCATCACCCTGTGGGCAGTGGATTATTAACTTCCATGACTTTAGGTCACTCAAGGCAAGAGCCCAATCCTGACCAGGTCTAACTGCATCCTCCTCCGCATTCTGCAGGTTAATTGTCTCCTCCAAGTCTCTGCTCCTGCCATTCTCTGGGCCTGGAATgcctttcctctccccctgcccccgccaccccTCTGTTGGCCCTGTACCTACCTCCTCTGTGCAGGGTTGGCTGTTCCCGACCTTGGCCATCTGCATTGCTCATTGGACCTCTGAATGACTTCCTTCCGTATATGTGTGAAACCGTGCACGTGTGCAGATAACAAGGGCAGAGATCCCGTTGTCCTATCAACTGACCTGAAAACTTCCCCACCTACAGAACCAAATGATGAGGTCCTGAAAGAACCCAGGCCATAGAGGCTGTCTTACTTAGGGAACTGGTATTAGAGGAAGACTCTTGTCCCTCTTTTAGAATACTCCTATCCTGATTTCTGGTCACCTGCCTACCCGAGTCCTCAGCTTCTCCATGCCCTAAGTGCCCTAAATGGTCTCTATCTTCGAAGACCTGAGGCCTGTGGGAAATTCCAGCCTCGTCAGAAGTATAGAATGTAACATCAGCGCGGAGCCTAGTGTCAGGGCTGCCTGGAGCAGGCTTTGCCCCTGACCTATATCCCAAGCCCTGCGGAATGCTGCCCTCCGAAACCTGGCATCTGCCAGCCCTGGAGTAGCCCAAATCACAACAATAAATCCTGAATTTGGCATCCTGTGAATAATGTGCAAAGTACTTTCACATCCGTCTTCCTGCTCCAACACTGCCTCAGTCCTGGGAGTTCGGTACCTTCTCTCAATGGCAGACACATGAGATACGTGAGGCCCAGAGGCCAAGCAATGCACCCAGAGCCACTGTCCTCATGCTGAAGCATAACAGAGCCCCTCACTTTCTGATTCCATCACAGTATAATTGTTACCACGtgtcaaagttttatttaagttgtTAACAAAGGAACCAGAAGAATGGAAAACTGGTTCAGAGGaacatttgagagacagagatttgTGTCTTTAGTTGGAAAAGACCTGTTGAAATAAATTTGCTAAGATAAGAGGTGAAGCTGGTTAACTTCCAGGACAATAAAACCATAACTTTCGTGGTTCTGTACTGGACTGAAAAACCTTTGCACCTCTGCATACACACATCTACCTATTATTTATGCAGGTACAAGTGAGCGTGTAGCTTCACAAAGTCGGGACTCTAGTCAATAGTAAATTGTGAAACAGGGATTTAGTTTTTCCTGAGAGAATTCTTAGCTGTTCAACCCTACCCCACAACAACATTGAAAAGATATACAGTCCTTCCGTCTATGTCCAAGTTACGGATAATTTTTCGTAACAGTTCAGAGCATGCTCTTCTGTGCTCACTCCTCCTGCCTAGTGCTCAGCCCTGAAATTTGCAATCTCGAGATCCATTGGCTCATCTGCTCTCGGGACCCACAGAGCTTTGTGCATGTCAGCTTTTGCAGCTGGCTGTGTGGACCTGCCCAGGCAAGGCCTGTTGGCTCCTGGGGCTGTGATATTTCTTGGTCCAGAGCAGCCTTTTCTGAGATGTCTTTTGTGCATAATAATAACgctgttcaggggtgcctgggtggctcagtgagttaagcctctgcttttggcttctgtcataatctcagagtcctgggattgagcccggaatcgggctctctgctcagtggggagcctgcttcctctctctctgcctgcctctctgcctacttgtgatctctctctgtcaaataaataaataaaatctttaaaaaaaaaagtaataataacactGTTCACAGTGTGCTTTCCCACAGTTGACTTATTTAAACTCTGTGAGAATTCTAAGTGTTAGGCAGCTTGGCAAAACCCCTACccttgaagatttaaaaaacccaaacacccaGAGGTCACATGATTGGAAGAGACACAACTAGGAAGTAGCAGAGCCCCAGCCTTGAACCCAAGGCCACATGCTTGTTTTCTGAGActgcctccctgcttctctgaTATTTGGAGATGGACAGGGTGTTTCTGCCAGACTCCTTAACACTCCCTTCCCTGTTACCTTTCTTTCTGCACCATCTCTACTTGTGGTTCACCTATTCCCCTAAACCCagccctccctctttccctgtgttAGGAAAAATAGCTATCCTGAGTTCTCTTGCTTT
This Mustela nigripes isolate SB6536 chromosome 13, MUSNIG.SB6536, whole genome shotgun sequence DNA region includes the following protein-coding sequences:
- the KBTBD13 gene encoding kelch repeat and BTB domain-containing protein 13; this translates as MPRAPEAPTVQVRVDDQLFQAERALLVEHCGFFRGLFRSGMLETRAAEVRLGALSAAGFHTTLQVLRGEQPALAADEELLQAVECAAFLQAPALARFLEYSLTSDNCALLCDAAAVFGLHDVFHSAALFIRDGGRELAAELALPEARAYVAALRPSSYVAVSTHTPAPGFLEDASRTVCYLDEEEDTWRTLAALPLEASTLLAGVATLGNKLYIVGGVRGASKEVAELGFCYDPEGGTWREFPSPHQPRYDLALAGFDGRLYAIGGEFQRTPMSSVESYDPAAGCWSFVADLPQPAAGVPCAQARGRLFVCLWRPADTTAVVEYAVKADTWLQVAELRRPQSYGHCMVAHRDSLYVVRNGPKDDFLHCAIDCLNLATGQWTALPGQFVNSKGALFTAVVRGDTVYTVNRMFTLLYAIEGDTWRLLREKAGFPRPGSLQTFLLRLPPGTPGPVAPTTPEL